The DNA sequence TTCTATCACTTTCTTTCACTTCAAATGTACCGTAATGCCTTTTTTGAATgtattttaaggcagcaaaatgtgaagaatgtACAAgggatgtgtagactttcactatgcactgtattattatttttttattttacctcagTCTACCTATGTCTATGTATTTGCTTTTCACGAATTCAACATCAATTGAAACTAAGACAACACAAGGAGAGATAAAATCTATGGCAACCAATGCAAACAAAGCTGGTAAATAGGTCTTATATAGCCATCAGTCTTTACCGACTTCCCTCCGTTTCAAACCAATGTGAGCTCAGTATTTTGAAATACTGTTCATTCATGCCAATGTAGttataatacattatatacagtatacactccATACGGTATAATCCCTTCATACTCTACTATGTCACCAGGGTCAAAAGTATACTGACAAAAGTAAAGCAGTGAAAATGTTAAAGGTTTAGGATGAACAGATGAACTATATGAATTTATACATTGCTGGAGAGCAGAGGTGACATGGAGTCCATTGCTGACAGAAGCTGCATTCCTGCAATGATGAACACAAAAAGGGTTAAGCCGCTCCCCTTTCAAATGACTGTGTTACTGGATTATTGCTAAATTCTTTCTGGGGTTTTCACTTGTCAGGACAAGCAGAGGCCCACTGtcagcagatagagagagagaggggaacagagtggatgagagagaaacaaagagaaacagGGAGACTGATAAAGTATGAAGAGGGatgaaagcaagagagagatactgtagtttGAAGAGGAACAAAAGTTTTAATTTGAATTTTGTAAGGAAAtacaagagagagaaggagagagatagaaacactAAGGGGTGTGTCATAGCAATTTAGTTCCTCAAGGAAGTACAACTGACATTTATCTTGAGATGGTGGCGAGCAGCACAGATAGACGCGACACAGAGGGATTTTCTTTTATTTTCACCTGATAAGATGAAGGAATTCCATTAACGAGTGCTCAATGCTGACAACCTGAGCCACGTGCCGTGGGGACTGAGACGTTTGACacgaaggagggagggggactctcacacacacaggtaagaAGACTCTCAGGGCTTTCTCTATCTGATAACAACTCAACCATGTCTTTTCTATGCACAGTTAGCTCTACCTTTGACAGAAATAACGTACGCTCTTGCAAATATAACACttgtgttattattatattatagcgAGCTTGTCGTTTTTTGTTACATCTTTCAATACAGTTTAGACCTATATGTATAAAGTGAGAAGGAAGGTGGTACTGAACGAACAAATAAGATCATGTGTGAATTCCTCTTCAATACTTTTCTAACTTACACTGGACGTGGGAGACGTGTATGTACGTACACTCAGTCATGCTAAAACAGGTACAAACGGAACCCAGTCCTGATATGTGAGGAGAGAAACCATCTGTGGCTGGTGGAGCTTGCACAATCAAAACGAGCTGTGGACTTTATTTTCCTCTATACTAGCCTACACGGATTGAGTGCCAGAGAGCCAGTCAGAGCGAAAGACAAAGACATGGAAATGACACATCAATGTGTTGGACAGACAGTAAGAGGTAAAAACAAAATTGGTCACCACAAACCAACTGCTCTGTTTCGCTTCCCTAATAAGCCAGCAGAGTTGTGTGTCAGTCTTGAACAACAACTCTTCAAAGACGTTGAGAAACGTTACAAGACTGACAAAACATGTGAAAAAATCATATTGTATGAACACTTTTGAATGAGAAACTGCCAGCATCAAACAGCAAGCATTCAGTCCATCACTATTGTTAATGAAGCAATACCGTTGTGATGCCAGTTTTTTGGTCCATTATTGTGCCACATGTTGAACCTGCACACACACGGGACATAGCCTGATTTAGAAACCCATACCAACTAAATGCTGAGAGAAAAACTGGAAAGTTCCGCACTTTGTGAGGTCCTCTATTGAAAAGAAAGGTCTGGACCTGAGCTCATGATAATGGCACCAGGAGTGTGTTCAATGAGGTGGTAGAACTGCACATATTCTCTGTGACTAAAAGTCATATGATTCAAAGTCATGTCCATCCTATATGATATATTTCTATCTAAAATACCCTGAACATTTCACCCTTCTGAATAGACACTATAGGAACTTGGAGGCCTCAATGCCCCATAATACCACTCAAGTCTGGTGACAGGCAGCAGGTGACATAAGCCTATAGGGCTAGTGTTAGTGGAACATGTCTGCTTGACCTGGTGCTTTGtaatagcagcagtagaagtCACATTCTGTCCAGGGAAGTGGAAGGGACTCCCCAATTCCCCTGCTAAGCCctgtgggtacacacacacacacacacacaccctcagcaGTCATCTACGGAATGCTAAATatttacctctccctccccaatCTTACAATCAGCAACCACTATCTCCAAGTCAGTCAGCACAGCTCTTCTTGATCCACACAACCTGCCCTCCTAACACTGGAGTCATGGAAGACCCACATTGCTTGGCTTTTCCATTTCCTAAAAATGTACTAATGTCTGGTTTCATAAAATTGGTTCCTTTTGTTAGAGGAGAAGTTAGTGCTCTTCTATCCATAGCCTAATGGGTAGCAACTCAAATGTACCTTATTGAGTGCTCTCTAAATGTGTACATGGTCATTGTTGCTGTACTCCACATGAACTGTGTAAACATAAAAAAGCGTTATCAGTCTGCCCTGTGCTGTCCATTACGGGAGAGTGTTTTTTCTTGTACTCTGGGCTGTCGCATGAAGACAACCCAAAAATCATATTTCTTACTGTAAACAATTGACCCTTAGCAGACTAGTCAAATAAACAGAGTGACTTTTCCTTTAAGCCCAGCCAAAGAGCCAGCTGTGGCTCCATATTTCTGGAGGGAGGATACATGGCTGATGGGTGCGCTCGTCTCCCAATCCACACTGGGCTTTTCTGCACTGGAATGAGATTGAGAGTGAATCTGAAATAGCTATCATGCTGTTCCACTTCCATTATCATCGTTAAGGGAAATTAATCTAATGAATGTTCCCGCAGAGAGCGGAGGCTTTGTACTGGAGCGTACCATTAGAAATGTGACACTGGATATGCATGTAATAAAAACCCAGTGGGATGTCATATGGGAGATGTGTGTTTGCTGATTGTGGAACATAGGCTATTAGCGAGGTATGCCTATTAGTACGTCAGGATCATTTGATTTATTGGTGGGAAAAGTAATTTGCATTCAGTGCTTACTGCATCAATTGTGAGTCAGATAGACGACTGTCATTAGGATCACGCACACATGCacgagtacacacacacctggacccGTATTCATAAAGCCTTTAAGAATAGGAATGCTGATGTAGGACCATTTCCTGTCTGTCAATATAATATTTTTAATTATTATCCTAAATATTAAACTCATCCTAGATCAGgactctgagactctttgtgaataaAGGCCCTAAAAGCAATTTAAAAACACCCGTATGTGTGAAGGCCTTGTTGCCACTTAAAGGATACCTCAATGCAAGACATTTTGCCTAAGGGAGGATTCCAAGACAGTAAATATACACTCTTGGGGAAAAAAAGTGCTTTCTATAACCTAAAAGGGGTttcggctgtccctataggagaaccttttgaagaaccatttttggttccaggtagaaccctttccacagagggttctacctgtaaccaaaaatattttttccTATGGGATAGCCATTGGGTCTAGGGCCATGACTTGCTCCATTCCCCCTGTTCTGATGCAATCTAGGAGCACTTGTAGAAACCTGCCTGAGCTATgcagtctacctgcctctctcacaTACTTGTCCACACAGGCTTTAAGTGGAGATTCAGCCCTGAAATTATCACCACAGGATGATTGTGAACGCTCTCAACATGTAACAGAAACCAATGGTAGGAATTGCGTAACCTTTTATACATAGTTCGTACCCATTTTTACAATGTTGAAAATGATTTGGCCACAATGTAAAGTTACACAAAAAATTATCTATTTCATGTATAAAGGCGTATACTAAAAAGTGGTACCTTCTGGGCATTAGACTGTGTTACATGTAGGTTAGGCCCAATTCCATAGGTGTAGCATGGAACCTACTGTGTTCATTTGATATGAATACATCAAATGAACCTGTAACACAGCTGCAGGACAAAGCTGCAATGACACTAGTCCTGTTAAATGGTGTGTGGTGCAACagttgtgtgtgtttacgtgATGTAGGTGCACTCATGTCCTCCCATGAGGGTTAGCTCTCTGTATCTTCACTCCCCTGACAGGGACACGGTGTTGGGAGAGGCTGTAGCCTCGGTGGGTAttacccagtggtgtaaagtacttaagtaaaaatacttgaaagtactatttaagtagttttttgtggtatctgtactttactttactattaatatttttgacaacttttatttcactacattcctaaagaaaattatgtactttttactccaaatattttccctgacaaccaaaagtactcattacattttgaatgcttagcaggacaggaaaatggtctaattcacacttatcaagagaacatccctggtaatccctactgcctctgatttggcggactcactaaacacatgctttgtttgtaaatgatgtctgagttttggaccatgcccctggctatctataaatttaaaaaacaagaaaatgatgctgtctggtttgctttagataaggaattttaaatgatttatacttttattattgatacttaagtatatcttagcaattacatttactttgatacttTTGAAAACCAAATatctttagacttttactcaagtagttttttactaggtgactttcacttgagtcattttctattaaggcttctgtacttttactcaagtatgagaattgGGTACTTCTTCCACCATGGGTATTACCCATGGAACATCCCCTGAGCTTAAAGTATGTCTCAGTTGGATTCTCTGTGATACGAAAACAAAAAGCCCAGAAAACTGAACTGAGGGAGATCCTGTGGCACGGCTGAGCTAGGAGTTAGAAATAACATAATAAGCCATCTCTGCTCACTTCTCTCCCAACCCCCAGGTAAGGATGGAGTCATTCAGCTCCAAGGATATGGCCATGCAGGCCCAGAAGAAGATCCTCAGCCACATGGCCAACAAGTCTGTGGTCCATATGTTCATAGACGACACCAGCAGTGAGATTCTGGACGAGCTCTACCGTGTTTCCAAAGAGTATTCAGGCAACCGCTCAGAGGCCCAGAAGGTGGTGAAGGACCTGATCAAGATAGCAGTGAAGATTGGCGTGCTGTTTAGACACAACCGTTTCAGCCCAGAGGAGCTGAGTCTGGCCCAGGACTTCAAGAAGAAGCTACATCAAGGAGCCATGACAGCCATCAGCTTCTATGAGGTAAACATGCCGGCATCTTGCATAACTCTATAATGTTACAGTGAGTTAATTGATCATAGACCTCTATGCATTAACGGCTCATCACTCTATCAAAACAGATAAGACGAtgacaacataataacaacatTGTTATCCGATCTCTATTTCCCACTTCTTGTTCAGGTGGAGTTCACCTTTGACAAGACAGTAATGTCGGAGATCCTGACAGAATGCAGAGATCTGTTGTTGAAGCTAGTCGACTCCCACCTCACGCCCAAATCCCATGGTCGCATCAACCACGTATTCAACCATTACTCCGATCCAGAGCTTCTGACCCAGCTGTACAACCCTGTTGGATCCTTTAAACCCAACCTCACCAAAATCTGCACCGGCCTCAACCGTCTGCTGGAGGAGGGGACATTATGAGAGTGTGAGCAAGTCTATGAttgtgagagagacactgggagatCTGCTTGAAGGGGTCTGCTTAGAACTCAAGAGAGGACTGTGTGTAAGGACAGGAAGTGTCCATGCTCTAAATGAGAACTGGTGAGATTTGTGACCCAAGTTTTACTTGATGTAGTCACTCACTGATCTGTTAATTTCCAAAAAGGGTACTGCCCAAAGTGAAAGAATATGAGAATATGCAGGATGATGTATAGTTAATGTCTCCTGATGAATTGTGTCTCCACGAATGGAGTTCCTGGAAAGTCAGGATTAGGTTAAGATTGTGTCAACCACCTGATTTTATACAGTGGAATTTCCGTCCAAGGTTTCACATACTCATTTACTATTCTAGTTTTTCTGTagttttttctctcttgctcgcCTTATTATGTACTGTATACGGAAAGATAAACCTCAAGGACTGCACAATACTGACTGACAGAATGAAAACAAGGGTTAAAAGCAAGCGGTGAAATATAAGAATAGAGTACTACCATCTAGTGGTCTAGCTGGCAATGACTCAGTACTTACAAGCTTATGGAGAAAACAGTGCACATTTATTGTGGAGATACAAGAGAGTAATTTCATAAGGCCCAAAGAGAAACTGGATTGgaatatttaaaaataatttgGGCCTTATAAATCATAGGATTGGAAAAAAATAAATGCCTTGTAAATTAGTGCCTTTTTTATTGTCCATTTGTGAATATATTGACTTCACATCTTTAGTTAATGTTATTAAATGTACAATATGTGCAATTTATCAATAAATTGACAGGAatgtgtgtacatacagtaccagtaaaagttttggacacacctacttattcaagggtttttctttctttattttttaaaactattttttacattgtagaataatattgaaggcatcaaaagtatgaaataatacatatggaatcaaaaACAAAAGTGTTCaattaaaatatattatatattttagattcttcaaagtagccaccctttgcattgatgacagctttgcacactcttggcattctctcaaccagcttcctgaggaatgattttccaacagtcttgaaggagttcccacatatgctgagcacttgtttgctgcttttccttcactctgcggtccaactcatcacaattgggttgaggttgggtgattgtggaggccaggtcatctgatgtagcactccatcactctccttcttggccaaatagtccttacacagcctggagatgtgttgggtcattgtcctgttgtaaaacaaatgatagtcccactaagcggaaaccagatgggatggtgtatcgctgcagaatgctgtggtagccatgctggttaagtgtgccttgaattctaaataaatcacgacagtgtcaccaacaaagcacccccacaccatcacagctcctcctttatgcttcacggtgggaaccacacatgcggaggtcatccgctcacctactctgcatctcacaaagacatggcattaggaagcaaaaatctcaaatttggactcatcagaccaaaggacagatttccaccggtcaatGTCCattgactggctcaaacgcattaagaaggaaagaaattccataaatacatttttaacaaggcacacctgttaattgaaatgctttccaggtgactacctcatgaagctggtcgagagaatggcaagagtgtacaacgctgtcatcaaggcaacgggtggctactttgaagaatcttaaatatagaatatattttgatttgtttaactcttttttggttacatgattccatgtgtgttattatgtcttcagtttttatgtcttcactattattccacaatgtaaaaaaataacaaataatgaaaaaccctgtaatgagtagatgtgtccaatcttttgactggtactgtaggtggtTAGCTAAATGGAAATACCTGGGTAAAAAAGGGACAAACTAGTGAATTAACAGTAACATCACATATAAAAACCAGTAACCAGGCCAGATGCTTCTGAAATAATTAAGGCAAAATCAAATATATATTGTACTTCGAAACTACACCTCTGGATTTATTTAAAAAGCAGAAAAGTTTACAGTGTGAAACAAAAAGGAAACCATACCAGAGGAATATCGTTTTGTCTTTTGTTGAAATAGCAAGGAGAAACAACAAGTTCCTCACTTTGATTGAGTATAGCCAATTCAGTACTGTAACAATACAGTTGGTTggcaaaattaaattaaatatcaaGGCAACCTTACCACTTACTACAACCTAGTGCCAGGATTAGAAAATGAAAGTGCAGTGCTCAGTATTCTTCTAAAAATAAATATGTACATCATTGCATAATTGTAACAAACACCCAATGAAGACTAGGCTATACCAACTCACATTGGTttcaataataaatacattttttagagTCAACTTCTATTGTTCTCCAAGACTTGcattttttttcacatttctgACATTGCATAAGACACTACAAGGTAGTATAACTCAAATGATCTAGCGCTTGTGGCCAAGCATAACTTGGATAGTTACATGATCACACTAACATATAAACACAAGTCAAAGTACCACATTCTGACTCTCGTTTTGTGTAGTAAACAGACAACCAGACAGTGCTGTTCTGGACATGGCAAATATATAATACGTAATCTATGTACTACAACTTTAAATAACTTGGTAGTAGTTAATTACTTGCCTAATAAGAAGTATTCTTATGTCAAAATGAAACTCACACTATCAGCAAAACAATTATATCAACAGTGCTAATGACCAACTTTCAACTACCAAGTCTATAGAGCAGCAAGTTACTCATCAGTGAAAATAAGAACTCTCCTAAATCTGTAATGCCAGATTAGCATGGACGTCTATCCCTTTGATTTTGTATTAGTACCACGTGTCCCATGATCTGCCTGACAGAGGCGATGAAATCACAACTCAAAGatctcatcctctctttctcacagTTTCTTGGTGCATTTGGTGATGGTGAGGGGCACTGCACCAAGTATGGCTTGCTGATGCATTCTGGGAGAGGTGATGACCGTGGCACTGTTTGACCTTGTAAATCGACGGTCTGTTGTCTTGCTGGTACAAGCTGCTTCCAAAGATGTCAAACTGTGATGGAAAACCCCAACAGGTGAAATAAACAGAACCTTGACAAAATCAAGCATTGTATGAAGAGCTAAGCACATAATACAGTGTTGTCCAAACCATGGGGTCACAagaaaaatgtaaatacatttgttttaaatTGCAGTTGCCACTTGATGCAATTAACAAAATggtttctgttttcttcctacaaatATGTCTCCATCTTTTGAACCGTTTAAGCTTCAAATTGTAATGACCCCATCACTCAAAGACAAGAGACTTTGTTTCCTTCTAGAATGACCACAATGCTGCATTGGAATAATTAATAGAGTGGACAAGACCAGGAACTAAATCAGACTTTTTTAGACAGAAGATCATACAAAATATTGCCTGATCATCTTCTGAACTTCCCAAtacctttctgttgcatttctgTCACTTCAAACCATACTTTCTTCAGATTGAAATACTGTCAAAAGTACTGTCTTAGTCACAATTTTAAAAAAGAAACATTGGCTGTTGATTACAtaccctttttttttttacatggtggggtggcacaatttttttttcttcttcaaaatGGGGTCGAGGGCCAAAAAATGTTGGGAACCCTTGACATGTCATGACATCATCACATTGACACCCTACTCGTTTAGATGGATATTATAATTTCATCaaagttaaagctgcaatatgtaatttTTGGGCGACCGACCAAttgcacatagaaatgtgtgttatagatctgtccttCTCATTGAATGCAAGTCTAAAAAGCGGTATCTGTTCTATGtgagctatttctatgcttcctttTCTTAAGATcgtttttgcatattttttctTTCGGTTTTGAACACCATCTTCCAACAGTTgaaaacaatatttttggttatggaaaaagcatttcacagcggtttagatggtacattgATTCTccacactatacttgcttgttttgtcacaatctGAAATTATTAGATTTTTTGCAACTAGAAAATAGTGGAGCGATTTTACATAGTGCATCATAAACTAGACTGACCACTAGTTTATGACAGGACAGAATAATACAAAGTGATGAAGTTATCTGGGTGAATTTACCTTTACTCTCCCTCTTGGCATCTTTTCACAGCTGCTTGCTTGGTCTGGCTGATCATACGATCCATCCTTTTCAAGAAATTCATTGGAGAAAGTTCTGATGTACCTTCGTGTGTCTTTTCAGAATTGTTCACTGGCTTCCCATTTTGAGTAGAGACTTTTTTACttgtactgtcctgtaccttgCCTGAGTCCTCCTCAGTCACATCTACCCCAATATTAGCATCACTGTTGTAGTCTGACAGCACAGGGATAGAAAG is a window from the Oncorhynchus tshawytscha isolate Ot180627B linkage group LG03, Otsh_v2.0, whole genome shotgun sequence genome containing:
- the LOC112229224 gene encoding tumor necrosis factor alpha-induced protein 8-like protein 2, whose product is MESFSSKDMAMQAQKKILSHMANKSVVHMFIDDTSSEILDELYRVSKEYSGNRSEAQKVVKDLIKIAVKIGVLFRHNRFSPEELSLAQDFKKKLHQGAMTAISFYEVEFTFDKTVMSEILTECRDLLLKLVDSHLTPKSHGRINHVFNHYSDPELLTQLYNPVGSFKPNLTKICTGLNRLLEEGTL